TGCGCCGCGGCGTCGCGTGGCAGGACAGCGACAACACGCCCCTGACCGCGGAAGACGTCGTGTTCACGTTCCAGGCGATCTCTGACCCGGCGTTCAAAGGCGATCCGGCGCTCGCCCAGCTTATGCAGGGCGTCGTCGTGACCGCGCGCGATCCGTACACCGTGGAGTTTCGGCTGGAGCAGGCGTATGCGCCCTTCCTGGCGTACATGACCGTCGGGATCGTGCCGAAGTACGTGCTGGACGGACTCGATGCCAACCAGCTTTACAACGATGAGTTCAACGCAGACCCCGTCGGAAGCGGGCCGTATCGCTTCGCGTCGCGGACGCGCAACAGCGTCGTGCTCGAGTCAAACCCGACGTACTACCTGGGCCCGCCACGGGTCTCCACGCTCGAGTTTCGCATTTTCCCGGAAGACGATGCGTTGACGGCAGCGCTGCGGCAGCGTGAGATCGACGGCGCCATGTTACGCCCCGGCACACGCCGCGCGGATCTGGACTTCATCCAGGACACGGGCGCGTACGCGTTGCACGGACTCACATCGACCTCAGTCAACATGGTGTTCCTCGATACGCGATCGCCGCTCTTCAGCGATCCGGCCGTGAGAACGGCGCTGCTTCAGGGCATGAGCCGCGAGACGCTGGTTGAGGAGGTAGCGCTCGGTCAGGGCGAAGTATCGGCGGCGGGCATTCCAACAATGTCGTGGGCGCACACCGAGGTGGAGGTGCCCGAGTTCAACGCCGGGACGTCTGCCAGCGCGCTCGAGCGCGCCGGCTGGGCGCGCGGCCGCGATGGCGTGCGCCATAAGGACGGCGTGCGGCTTGCGTTCGAGTTGGTGACCAACAATGACCCGCACAAGATCGCCATCGCCGAGAACGTCGCACGCCAATGGCAATCAATCGACGTCGAAGCGAGGGTCGTCCCTCTCGATGCAACCTCGTACATCGATGAGACGCTGCTCCCGCGGGCGTTCACTGCGGCACTGGTGGAGATCGATCCGGGGCCTGATCCGGATCCCTATCCGTTCTGGCATTCGAGCCAGATCACACCGCTGGGGCGCAACCTCTCGAACTACGCGAATGCGCGGATGGACGACGTACTGGAGCGCGCGCGCCAGACGACCGACGTGCAGCGCCGGCGCGAACTGTACGAAGTGTTCTCCACCATGTTGATCACGGATCTGCCGGCAGTACCGTTGCACGCACCGGCATACATGTACGTTCAGAGCCAACGTACGCAGGGCTTCGCGGCATCGCTGCTGTTTACCAGCGCCTCGCGGTTCGCCAACGTAAACCAGTGGTACGTGAACACGCGGATCGAGTGAATTGGCGGCGTCTGTGGCATTTCGGGCGCGCTCCGCATGTAACGTTCGCAGCGACTCGGTGCTAATTTGATGTGCGACGCTTGGCGCGGCGAACATTAGCGTTCGTTTTGCGTTCGCTGCAAGCCCAGCTCCGCGAGTTGTGCGGGGTCGACGGGAAGCGGCGCGCCGGTCATCGGATCGCTGGCGCTTTTCGTCTTCGGAAAGGCGATGACCTCGCGCAGGTCCGGGTCCTGCGTGAACATCGACACCGCGCGGTCGAGGCCCATGGCGATGCCCCCGTGAGGCGGCGCCCCGTACTCGAACGCTTCGAGCATGTGCGAGAACCGCTCCTTCGTCTCTTGCTCCGTCAGGTTGAGCGCGCGGAAGACCGCCTGCTGCATATCGCGACTGTGGATGCGGATGCTGCCGCCGCCAAGCTCCTGGCCGTTGCACACCAGGTCATGCGACTTGGAGTGCGCGGCGCCAGGGTCATCGGCAAATCCTCTGTCCGCATCCATCGGCGCCGTGAACGGGTGCGTGACGCTGTAGTAGCGCTCGTCCTCGTCGCTCCATTCGAACATCGGAAACTCGACGATCCACAGGAACTGCAGCGTGCCCGGATCTGCGAGTTGCAGTTTGTCCGCGAGCGTACGGCGCAGAGCATCGAGCGACGGCTTGACGCGTCCGATGGAACCCGCCTCCTTCGCGGGACGGCCCCCGACGCCGGCGACGATCAGCAGCAGGTCGCCTTTCGCGGAGCCGGCTATCTTCCCGAGCGAGCGCACCATGTCGACGCCGATGTGCTTGAGTACGGGTGAACGGATCTCCTCCTCGGAGGCGCCAGCGGGATCGGCAAGGAACCCGATCGAAACGAGCCCCTTCGCGCCATATGTCTTCACCGTCTCTGTCAGAGCATCGATCTCCTTGCGGCTGAACGAAGCGCCGCCGGGGACGTTGATGCCTTCGATCGCGCCGTGGCTCTCGACGGCCGACTTGAACACGATGAATTCGGTGCCGCGCACGGCGTTCGTGAGGTCCACGAGTTCCAGCCCGTAGCGGATGTCCGGCTTGTCGCTGCCGAAGCGCCGCATGGCCTCTTCGTACGTCATGCGCGGGAACGGCGCGGGGATGCTCAGGTCGGGCCGGACCGCGCGGCCGATCTCGATGTACATCTCTTCGATCAACCCCAGGATGTCGTCCTGCTCGACGAAGCTCATTTCCAGGTCGAGCTGCGTGAACTCCGGCTGACGGTCGGCGCGCAGGTCTTCGTCGCGGAAACAGCGTGCCATCTGGAAGTAGCGCTCGAAGCCCGCGACCATCAGCAGTTGCTTGAACTGCTGCGGGGACTGTGGCAGCGCGTAGAAGTTGCCCGGATGGATGCGGCTGGGCACGAGGTAATCGCGCGAGCCTTCCGGCGTTGGGTTCGCCAGGATCGGCGTCTCGATCTCGATAAAGCCGCGCTCCGTGAGGAAACTGCGCATCTTCTGCGTGATCTCTGCGCGCAGCACGATCTTGCTGTGCATGCTCTCGCGGCGCAGGTCGAGATATCGATACTGCAGCCGCTGGGCGTCGCCGATCTCGGCGTCCTCGTTGATGTAGAACGGCGGCGTCTTGGCCGCGTTCAGGATCTCCGCCGAGGTAGCGATGACTTCGATCTCGCCGGTAGGCAGTTTCGGGTTCTCGCTGCCGGCGCGCCGCCGCTCGACCCGCCCCTCGATGCGTAGCACGTACTCGCTGCGCGCTTCGCTGGCGACGGCGTGGGCCTGCGCGGCGTCGGGGTTGACGACAACTTGCACGAGGCCGCGGCTATCGCGCAGATCGAGGAAGATGAGGCCGCCGTGGTCGCGCCGCCGGTGTACCCAGCCCGCGAGCGTCACGGTCTGGCCGACATCGCTCGCGCGAAGGTCGCCGCAGTAGTGGGTCTTGAGCACGTCGCCTCCAGCAGTGGGGATGGATGATGGCGCAGTGTACCGTGCGTGTCGTCGGACAGTCGTCCTGAGCCCGGAGAAAACCATGAATCAGCCACTGGCGGACATGCTGCGGTACAACAAATGGGCCAACCAGACGCTCTTCGAAGCGTGTCGCGCACTGAGCGACGAGCAACTCGACGCCGCGATCGACTGGACTTCGGGCACGATACGGGCTTTGCTCCTGCACCTCGCGGGCGGCCAGCAGACCTTCGTGCTGCGGACGCAGGGCCGCCAGCACGCAGGCGAGTTGAATCGCTGGAGCGTATGGCCCGGGTTTGACGCCGTACTCGACGTCCTGAGTCGATCCAGCGACGAGTTGATCGCGATCGCAGAAAAAGCGGATGGCGAAGCGACGGCCGACCTTGCGTGGCAGGGGAAGGTGTTCCGCTTCCCGAAAAACTTCTTCCTTGTGCACGCCATGGAACACGGCGTCGAACATCGCACCGAGATCAAGCTCGCGCTTGCCAGCATGGGCGTCGAGACGCCCGACCTCGATGGGTGGCACTGGGCCGCTGCTGCGGGGCTGAGCAGCGAAGTCTGAATCCGCCGGCGCCGGTTATGGCTCCGTTTGGGCTGTGCCCGTCGCGGCGGCACCTCCCGTCGTGCCCATCAGCATCAGGACTCCCGCGACGAGCGCCCATACGGGCAGCGCAAGCATCGGAACGAAGATCACCGCGAACAGCAAAACGATCGCGGCGAGCACGCCGAGCCATCCGAACCAAACTGGAAGAATGCGCTCGCGCAGCACCGCTGCCGATACGACGGCGATGAGCAATGCCGCCGACAACCCACCCCAGATGAGCAAACTGCCGTAGCCGATGCCATCGAGGAAGCGAGCGACGCCCGGATCGACGGGATCGTCGTCGAACAGTGCGCTCGCGCCGACTGCGGCGATGCCGATGCCCCCTGCGAACAGCGCAACAGCCGTCATGACGGCCGCGCCGAGCGTCAACGACGTGTAGGTCGCTGCGTCTCTGCGAGCGGCGCGCAGCAAGGGCAGCAGTCCGAGACCGGTGAACAGCAT
This is a stretch of genomic DNA from Dehalococcoidia bacterium. It encodes these proteins:
- a CDS encoding peptide ABC transporter substrate-binding protein; the protein is MFLSHTRWPIFGALVVGVAMVALLWYFVLANPKGEAVPASGGHYVEGVTRAPERINPLFSHANPTDADLTALIFSGLVRLGPDGTPLPDLAERWEITGNGQSYVFYLRRGVAWQDSDNTPLTAEDVVFTFQAISDPAFKGDPALAQLMQGVVVTARDPYTVEFRLEQAYAPFLAYMTVGIVPKYVLDGLDANQLYNDEFNADPVGSGPYRFASRTRNSVVLESNPTYYLGPPRVSTLEFRIFPEDDALTAALRQREIDGAMLRPGTRRADLDFIQDTGAYALHGLTSTSVNMVFLDTRSPLFSDPAVRTALLQGMSRETLVEEVALGQGEVSAAGIPTMSWAHTEVEVPEFNAGTSASALERAGWARGRDGVRHKDGVRLAFELVTNNDPHKIAIAENVARQWQSIDVEARVVPLDATSYIDETLLPRAFTAALVEIDPGPDPDPYPFWHSSQITPLGRNLSNYANARMDDVLERARQTTDVQRRRELYEVFSTMLITDLPAVPLHAPAYMYVQSQRTQGFAASLLFTSASRFANVNQWYVNTRIE
- the aspS gene encoding aspartate--tRNA ligase — protein: MLKTHYCGDLRASDVGQTVTLAGWVHRRRDHGGLIFLDLRDSRGLVQVVVNPDAAQAHAVASEARSEYVLRIEGRVERRRAGSENPKLPTGEIEVIATSAEILNAAKTPPFYINEDAEIGDAQRLQYRYLDLRRESMHSKIVLRAEITQKMRSFLTERGFIEIETPILANPTPEGSRDYLVPSRIHPGNFYALPQSPQQFKQLLMVAGFERYFQMARCFRDEDLRADRQPEFTQLDLEMSFVEQDDILGLIEEMYIEIGRAVRPDLSIPAPFPRMTYEEAMRRFGSDKPDIRYGLELVDLTNAVRGTEFIVFKSAVESHGAIEGINVPGGASFSRKEIDALTETVKTYGAKGLVSIGFLADPAGASEEEIRSPVLKHIGVDMVRSLGKIAGSAKGDLLLIVAGVGGRPAKEAGSIGRVKPSLDALRRTLADKLQLADPGTLQFLWIVEFPMFEWSDEDERYYSVTHPFTAPMDADRGFADDPGAAHSKSHDLVCNGQELGGGSIRIHSRDMQQAVFRALNLTEQETKERFSHMLEAFEYGAPPHGGIAMGLDRAVSMFTQDPDLREVIAFPKTKSASDPMTGAPLPVDPAQLAELGLQRTQNER
- a CDS encoding DinB family protein — encoded protein: MNQPLADMLRYNKWANQTLFEACRALSDEQLDAAIDWTSGTIRALLLHLAGGQQTFVLRTQGRQHAGELNRWSVWPGFDAVLDVLSRSSDELIAIAEKADGEATADLAWQGKVFRFPKNFFLVHAMEHGVEHRTEIKLALASMGVETPDLDGWHWAAAAGLSSEV
- a CDS encoding DUF4386 family protein, whose amino-acid sequence is MSMIKLGGIAGIVFAVLLVAAAITTGEPPGGTDSDAEIVAWYEDSGNQWQQLISAYLFSGAALTLMLFTGLGLLPLLRAARRDAATYTSLTLGAAVMTAVALFAGGIGIAAVGASALFDDDPVDPGVARFLDGIGYGSLLIWGGLSAALLIAVVSAAVLRERILPVWFGWLGVLAAIVLLFAVIFVPMLALPVWALVAGVLMLMGTTGGAAATGTAQTEP